GTCGGCATAGAGCTGGACCTCGCCCTGGCCGGCGGCGGCGCGCAGCAGCGCGGGCAGCACGGCGGCGTTGGCCTGCCAGCCCGAGGCCAGCAGCAGGGCGGCCTCGGCGCCCTTGAGCCGGGCCAGCTTGGCCTCGACCTGTTCGTGCAGGTCCAGGTTGCCGCAGACCAGTCGCGAGGCCTGGGCGCCGGCGCCGCGCAGCGCGGCCCATTCGCGCGCCCGCTCGACCAGCAGCGGGTGGCGCGCCAGTCCCAGGTAGTCGTTGCTGGAGAAGTTCAGCATGGGCGCGCCGTTCAGGACGATGCGGCCGGCGGGGGCGGCGGCGGCGGTGCGCAGGCGGCGGCGCACGCGGCGCGTCTCGGCGAGCGCGAGCTCGGAGGAGAAAAGGGAATCCAGCTTCGACATCGGCAAATCCGTGGGCGGCCGGGCGCGGCGGGGCGGCCAGGCCGTAGAATGCGGGCCATTGTAGTGGAGGCGCCGCCGTCCGCCCGGCGCCCCGGCAGACGGCCCACCGGGAGTTCCCTGGCCCGGGCCTCCGGTTTTGCAGGAGTTCTATATATGCACACGCCCGACTGGGTGGCCCAGGGCCAGCCCCACATCTGGCTGCCCTATGCCCAGATGAAGACCGCCACGCCGCCGCTGCCCGTGGTGCGCAGCCACGGCAGCCGGCTGGAGCTGGCCGACGGCCGCAGCCTGATAGACGGGGTGGCGTCCTGGTGGACCGCCTGCCACGGTTACAACCATCCCCACATCGCCCAGGCCGTGCGCGCCCAGCTCGACGCCATGCCGCACGTGATGTTCGGCGGCCTGACCCACGAGCCGGCGCTGACGCTGGCGCGGCGGCTGGCGGCGCTGCTGGGGCCGGGTCTGGACCGGGTCTTCTACACGGATTCCGGCTCGGTGGCGGTGGAAGTGGCCATGAAGATGGCGCTGCAATACTGGCTCAACCAGGGCGAGCGCGGGCGCGGCCGCTTCCTGGCGTTCAAGGGCGGCTACCACGGCGACACCTTCGGCACCATGGCGGTCTGCGATCCGGAAGAGGGCATGCACAGCCTGTTCCGGGGCATGCTGACCGAGCACGACATCGTCGCCCTGCCGCGCGACGAGGCCGGCGAGGTCGAGCTGGACGCCTTCCTGGAGCGCCGGGGCCCGCAGCTGGCCGGGATCCTGGTCGAGCCGCTGGTGCAGGGCGCCGGCGGCATGCTGATGCACGATCCCGAGGTGCTGCGCCGCCTGCGCCGGCTGGCCGACCGCCACGGCCTGCTGCTGATCTACGACGAGATCTTCACCGGCTTCGGCCGCACTGGCACGATGTTCGCCTATGAACAGGCCGGCGCGCGTCCCGACATCATCACCCTGTCCAAGGCGTTGACCGGCGGCACGCTGCCGCTGGCCGCCACGGTCGCCAGCAACCGGGTATTCGACGCCTTCTGGTCCGATGACCCGTCGCACGCGCTGATGCATGGTCCCACCTTCATGGGCAACGCGCTGGCCTGCGCCGCCGCGAATGCCTCGCTGGACCTGTTCGAGCGCGAGCCGAGGCTGGATCAGGCGCGGGCGATCTGCGCCGCGCTGGAGCAAGGGCTGGCGCCGTGCCGCGAGCTGCCCTGGGTGCGCGACGTGCGCGTGCTGGGCGCGATCGGCGCGGTGGAGCTGGACGGCATCGCCGACCGCGAAGCGCTCAAGCGGCGGCTGGTCGAAGCCGGCGTCTGGGTGCGGCCGTTCGGCAACGTGGTCTACCTGACCCCGGCGCTGACCATCGCGGCGGACGAGCTGGCCGTCCTGACAGGCGCCGTGTCGGACGTGCTGCGCCGTCAGCGGCCCTGAACCGACGACGCCCGGACCGCCGGCTCGCCAGCCGCCGGTCCCGGACCGGCCGGCGGCAAATCCGGTCCGGCCGCTTGATCCATGTCAAGACGCCGGACCGGGCGGCTGGCTAAGATCGGCGCATGCGAGCCAAATCGATCTTCGCCGTCCCCGCCGGCCTGTCCGACGTCGACCGCCAGCAGCGCCGGCACGCGCTGGTGCGCCTGTCGCTGGCCTGGCTGGCCATGATGCAGGTGATGATGTTTGCCTGGCCCGGCTACCTGCGCCACGACGGCATCCCCACGGATGCCCTGGAGACGCTGGACTGGGCCATCGTGCTGATGAACTGGGCCAGTTTCGCGCTGACCGTGCCCGTGGTGCTGTACTCGGCATGGCCGATCTGGCGCCACGCCGGCGACAACCTGCGCCATGGCCGCGCCGGCATGGACGTGCCGGTGGCGCTGGGCATCGTGGCCGCCTTCATTCCCTCGGTGCACGCGACCTATACCGGACACGGCGAGGTGTATTTCGATTCCGTGACCATGTTCGTGGCCTTCCTGCTGACCGCCCGCTACCTGGAACTGTGCGCGCGCCAATCCTACGGCGGCTCGGCCGGCGGCCTGCGCCATTCCCGCGTCGAAGCGCGCCGCCTGAGCCTGGGCGCCAGCGCCGACCGGCTGGCCTCGCGCTTCGTGATGATCCAGGTGCTCCTGGCGCTGGCCGCCGCCGCGGCCTGGGCCTATATCGATCCGGCCCACAGCATTCCGGTGATGGTGGCGCTGCTGGTCATGAGCTGTCCCTGCGCGATGTCGATGGCCGTGCCCACGGCCATGGCCTCGGCGCACGCCGCGCTGGCGGCGCATCCGTCCATGCCCGACGCGGCCTTGCAGGCGCTGCTGGACGAGGCGGGCCGCAAGGCGCGCCAGAACTTGCATGGCTCGCTTGTATGGCATCTGCTGATGACGCCGCTGGCGCTGGTCGGCTGGGTCACGCCCTGGCTGGCGGCCATCACCATGCTGCTGTCCTCGCTGGCGGTGGCCTGGAACTCCTGGCGGCTGTCGCGCCGCGACTGGTCCGGCGCATTGGCCGCCGGCGCGCCGGAATCCGCATGACCATCCTCTACCTGCTGCTGCCCCTGTCGCTGCTGTTCGTGCTGGCGATCGGCGTGTCGCTGTGGTGGGCCGTGTTCAACGGCCAGTACGACGACACCGACAGCGCCGGCACGGCCATCCTGCGCGACGACGACAGCGGGCCGGGCAGCCGGGGCTAGGCCGCCGCCGCTCGGTGTCCGCGCCGCGATGTCCGCGCCGGGGCCTGAGATTCGCCGCCGCCGATATGTCTGATCCGGTCGGAAGCCGCTGCTTCTGACCCGTTGCCCGCGCGCCGCGTTCCCCATTTCTCGAATAGGGACTTGATCCACATCAACGCGGGTTTACCCCGGCCCCCCAATCATTGAAGCCTGGAACTGTTTGTTTCTTTTAGGGGAAGGGTGATGAACGATTGCGCCGCAATCGCAAGCAAGGCCGACACCTTCAACTACAAGATCGTGAGGCAATTCGCGCTCATGACGGTAGTGTGGGCAATCGTCGGCATGGCTGTGGGCGTACTGCTCGCCGCGCAGCTGATTTGGCCTCAGTTGAACTTCGACACCGCCTGGCTGACCTATGGCCGGCTGCGTCCGCTGCACACCAACGCGGTGATCTTCGCGTTCGGCGGCAGCGCGCTGTTCACCACGTCGTACTACGTGGTCCAGCGCACCTGTCAGACCCGCCTGTTCTGCAGCCCGCTGGCCGCGTTCACCTTCTGGGGATGGCAGATCGTCATCGTCGCCGCCGCGATCACCCTGCCGCTGGGCTACACCAGCAGCAAGGAATACGCGGAACTCGAATGGCCCATCGACATCCTGATCACGCTGGTCTGGGTGGCCTACGCCATCGTGTTCTTCGGCACCATCATCAAGCGCCGCTCCAAGCACATCTACGTGGCCAACTGGTTCTTCGGCTCGTACATCCTGACCATCGCCATCCTGCACATCTTCAACAACCTTGAAGTGCCGGTGTCGATGTGGAAGTCGTACTCCGCCTACGCCGGGGTGCAGGACGCCATGGTGCAGTGGTGGTACGGCCATAACGCCGTGGGCTTCTTCCTGACCACCAGCTTCCTGGGCATGATGTACTACTTCGTGCCCAAGCAGGCCGGCCGTCCGATCTACTCGTACCGCCTGTCCATCGTCCACTTCTGGGCGCTGGCCTTCACGTACATGTGGGCGGGCCCGCACCATCTGCTGTACACCTCGCTGCCGGACTGGACCCAGTCGCTGGGCATGACCTTCTCGCTGATCCTGCTGGCGCCTTCGTGGGGCGGCATGATCAACGGCATCATGACGCTGCAGGGCGCCTGGTACAAGCTGCGCACCGATCCGATCCTGAAGTTCATGGTCACGGCGCTGTCGTTCTACGGCATGTCGACCTTCGAAGGCTCGATGATGTCGATCCGCACGGTCAACGCGTTGTCGCACTACACGGACTGGACCATCGGCCACGTGCACTCCGGCGCGCTGGGCTGGGTCGCCATGATCTCGTTCGGCTCGCTGTACTACCTGATCCCGCGCCTCTATGGCCGCGAGAAGATGCACAGCGTCAAGGCCATCGAACTGCACTTCTGGATCGCGACCATCGGCGTGGTGCTGTACATCGCCGCCATGTGGATCGCCGGCGTGCAGCAGGGCCTGATGTGGCGCGACACCGCCGCCGACGGCACCCTGGTCTACAGCTTCGTCGAGGAACTGAAGACGCGCGTTCCGTACTACCTGATTCGTCTGTTGGGCGGCACCCTGTTCCTGTCGGGCGTGTTCGTGATGGCGTGGAACGTCTGGATGACGGTGCGCGGCGCGACCGCGGTCAACCCCGCCATTCCCCAGGACGATCCGCAAGCCGCGCGCACGCCGGTCACCGCCGCCGCTCCGGCTACCGTTTGACGAGGACATCATGGCCAACAAGCAACACGGCTTCTTTTCCCACCAGACGCTCGAGAAGAACATCGGCTGGATGATCATCGCCAGCATCCTGGTGGTGTCCTTCGCCGGCCTGGTGCAGATCAT
The Achromobacter sp. AONIH1 DNA segment above includes these coding regions:
- a CDS encoding adenosylmethionine--8-amino-7-oxononanoate transaminase, which gives rise to MHTPDWVAQGQPHIWLPYAQMKTATPPLPVVRSHGSRLELADGRSLIDGVASWWTACHGYNHPHIAQAVRAQLDAMPHVMFGGLTHEPALTLARRLAALLGPGLDRVFYTDSGSVAVEVAMKMALQYWLNQGERGRGRFLAFKGGYHGDTFGTMAVCDPEEGMHSLFRGMLTEHDIVALPRDEAGEVELDAFLERRGPQLAGILVEPLVQGAGGMLMHDPEVLRRLRRLADRHGLLLIYDEIFTGFGRTGTMFAYEQAGARPDIITLSKALTGGTLPLAATVASNRVFDAFWSDDPSHALMHGPTFMGNALACAAANASLDLFEREPRLDQARAICAALEQGLAPCRELPWVRDVRVLGAIGAVELDGIADREALKRRLVEAGVWVRPFGNVVYLTPALTIAADELAVLTGAVSDVLRRQRP
- the ccoS gene encoding cbb3-type cytochrome oxidase assembly protein CcoS, whose protein sequence is MTILYLLLPLSLLFVLAIGVSLWWAVFNGQYDDTDSAGTAILRDDDSGPGSRG
- the ccoN gene encoding cytochrome-c oxidase, cbb3-type subunit I — encoded protein: MNDCAAIASKADTFNYKIVRQFALMTVVWAIVGMAVGVLLAAQLIWPQLNFDTAWLTYGRLRPLHTNAVIFAFGGSALFTTSYYVVQRTCQTRLFCSPLAAFTFWGWQIVIVAAAITLPLGYTSSKEYAELEWPIDILITLVWVAYAIVFFGTIIKRRSKHIYVANWFFGSYILTIAILHIFNNLEVPVSMWKSYSAYAGVQDAMVQWWYGHNAVGFFLTTSFLGMMYYFVPKQAGRPIYSYRLSIVHFWALAFTYMWAGPHHLLYTSLPDWTQSLGMTFSLILLAPSWGGMINGIMTLQGAWYKLRTDPILKFMVTALSFYGMSTFEGSMMSIRTVNALSHYTDWTIGHVHSGALGWVAMISFGSLYYLIPRLYGREKMHSVKAIELHFWIATIGVVLYIAAMWIAGVQQGLMWRDTAADGTLVYSFVEELKTRVPYYLIRLLGGTLFLSGVFVMAWNVWMTVRGATAVNPAIPQDDPQAARTPVTAAAPATV